AAAAAGACATGGTTCTCTGGACTCACTAGACTCACAAGGATCGGCGTCTTCGCTGCTGACAAAAGCCGAGCAAGACGTTTCCCAAGGGCTCAGCCTAGAAGACAGAGATCAAGTCCAGAACAACGTTTGTTTAACAATTCATTAAAGATTAATCTGGTTTTCAACGAAAAACGTAAACTTACCATTTTTTAATCCGTCTTTAATAAAGGGTTCGGCGGGCGAGTTTGGCAGCCAAACACAAAAACCCCCAGCAGATCGCTAGAGGTTTCGGCTCCGATTTCACTGGCAAAGGCGATCGCTAGACCTGAGCTGCCGCCAGATGCTCGACTTTGGTGCCCATCACCTGCAAAAACTCCGCTAGCCAGCGCGGATGGGCCGGCCAAGCCGGAGCCGTCACCAAGTTGCCATCGGCGATCGCCTCCGTCACCGGAATATCCACATATTCTCCGCCCGCCGCCTTCACCTCCGGCGCACAGGCCGGATAGGCCGAGCAGCGCTTGCCCCGCAGCACATCCGCCGCCGCCAGCAGCTGGGCCCCGTGGCAGATGGACGCGATCGGCTTATTCGCCTGGGCAAAATGCTGCACGATGGCGATCACCGCTCCATTCAGGCGGATATACTCGGGCGCCCGTCCTCCCGGAATCACCAAAGCGTCATAGTCTGCGGCCGAGATCTCTGCAAAGGTCGCGTTCAAGGTGAAGTTGTGGCCCGGCTTCTCGCTGTAGGTCTGATCTCCTTCGAAGTCATGGACCGCCGTCCGCACAAACTGCCCCGATCGCTTGTCTGGACAGACCGCATGGACCGTATAACCCACCATTTGCAGCGCCTGGAAGGGGACCATCACCTCATAGTCTTCGACGAAGTCACCCACCAACATCAAAATTTTCTTCGCCATAGCATTTCCTCAAATCATGACCTCAAATACGAGGTGCGAATGTGCAACTACGAGCCCTTTTTTCAGAGTACCGAGGGAAATTTCGCGCAGGGCGATCGCGTTTCAGAACTTTAAGAAAGTTCCTCCGACAGAGCCTCTCTCTCGGGCAAAAATGTCCAGTTCGCAAAGGTCGCAGCCTGCCCGAGGCGATCGCCCCCTTCGTCCACCACATTCCAAATCAGCACTCGCTCAATCCCAAAGCGCCGCCCCGTCCGGGTAACGCGAATGCCCCGATAGTTCTCAAAAAAGCCCTGCTTTTGGCACGCCTCCAGCATCTGCTGGCGCTCGGCTCGGCGATCGGGCTCGACGCTTTGATTTGACGGCATCTGCACAAAGTCCTCCCAAGGGACTTCCCACAAATCCAGAGCCGTTTGATTGCCGTAGTTAAAAATCGGGCTGGCCTGGGTCCCGTGGGAAACCACCACAAAGGGAGCCAAAAAAAGCGCCTGGGACTGGGCGATCGCGTCTTTTTGGGGAGCCATTAGATCTCGGCCCACCCAGCGCCGATAGCTCCGCAGCAGGTGCTCAGTCCACGCCACCACCTCAGGATGGCTCCAAATTGCCTCAGCGTCAGGCTTCAGCGTCATAGCTTTCCCACTCATAATGATTAAACAAGACAAAAGTTTTCATAGAACACTATGACCGCCGTATCAACCGTCCTCTCAGCATCCATCGAAAAACACGACTGGCTCTGGAACGGCCACCGCATCAAGTACACCATCCAGGGGGAAGGGAGTCCGCTGGTGCTGGTCCACGGCTTTGGCGCCTCCATCGGCCACTGGCGAAAGAATATCCCGGTGCTCGCAGAGCGGGGATATCGCGTCTATGCCCTGGATCTGCTGGGGTTCGGTGACTCTGCCAAGCCTCCCGAGGCCTACTCCCTTGACCTGTGGCGATCGCTGCTCTATGACTTCTGGACCGAGCACATCCAGGCTCCCACGGTCTTTATTGGCAACTCTATCGGCGCCCTCTTGAGCTTGATGATGGTGGTCGAGCATCCCGAGACCGCCACCGGCGGGGTCCTGCTCAACTGCGCTGGCGGTCTCAATCACCGCCCCGAAGAGCTGAGCCTGCCGCTGCGGGCCATCATGGGCAGCTTCGCAGGCCTCGTCAACTCAGAAGCCATTGGTCCCTTTTTGTTCAATCAAGTTCGCAAAAAGCACCGCATCCGCAACACGCTGCGCCAGGTCTACCGCAACCCCAGCGCCATCACCGACGAGCTCGTCGATCTGCTCTACGAGCCCTCCTGTCACGACGGCGCCCAAAAAGTCTTTGCGTCTATCTTGGCAGCGCCGCCCGGCCCCCGCCCCGAAGATCTCTTGCCCAAGGCCGAGCGCCCTCTGCTGGTGCTGTGGGGAGAAGATGATCCCTGGACGCCCATCAAGCGAGGCCGCATCTACGAGGAATTTGTGGGCGATCGCGATCTGC
This genomic stretch from Geitlerinema sp. PCC 7407 harbors:
- a CDS encoding DJ-1/PfpI family protein — its product is MAKKILMLVGDFVEDYEVMVPFQALQMVGYTVHAVCPDKRSGQFVRTAVHDFEGDQTYSEKPGHNFTLNATFAEISAADYDALVIPGGRAPEYIRLNGAVIAIVQHFAQANKPIASICHGAQLLAAADVLRGKRCSAYPACAPEVKAAGGEYVDIPVTEAIADGNLVTAPAWPAHPRWLAEFLQVMGTKVEHLAAAQV
- a CDS encoding MEKHLA domain-containing protein, with the protein product MTLKPDAEAIWSHPEVVAWTEHLLRSYRRWVGRDLMAPQKDAIAQSQALFLAPFVVVSHGTQASPIFNYGNQTALDLWEVPWEDFVQMPSNQSVEPDRRAERQQMLEACQKQGFFENYRGIRVTRTGRRFGIERVLIWNVVDEGGDRLGQAATFANWTFLPEREALSEELS
- a CDS encoding alpha/beta fold hydrolase; this encodes MTAVSTVLSASIEKHDWLWNGHRIKYTIQGEGSPLVLVHGFGASIGHWRKNIPVLAERGYRVYALDLLGFGDSAKPPEAYSLDLWRSLLYDFWTEHIQAPTVFIGNSIGALLSLMMVVEHPETATGGVLLNCAGGLNHRPEELSLPLRAIMGSFAGLVNSEAIGPFLFNQVRKKHRIRNTLRQVYRNPSAITDELVDLLYEPSCHDGAQKVFASILAAPPGPRPEDLLPKAERPLLVLWGEDDPWTPIKRGRIYEEFVGDRDLLRFVALPKTGHCPHDERPEIVNPLILDWLATISH